The Cloacibacterium caeni region CATATAAAAACCTTTATGACTGTTTTATATCTTTTCTGTAACATAATCCCTTTTTATGATAAATATTTTTGGTGGTGAACATCGGTATCGGTATTGCGCTCGTGCTGTTCATCCGATTGTTTGTTTTTAGGTGGTTTTACGAACCTGTAATACAGTACCGGAACGATAAATAATGTGGTAATCATTGATACCAGAATACCGATTGAAATGGTACTTGAAATCGGTCCCCATTCCGGCGAGCCACTCGCCATTAACGGTATCAAACCGATTGCTGCCGCCATTGAGGTAAGGAAGATTGGTCGCATTCTTCGTTTAGCTGCAAACAGGGCTGCTTCTCTAATCGTATGACCGTGCTCCCTTACCAGTTCATCTGCATAGTCCACGAGGATAATCCCGTTACGGACTACGATACCCAGTAAGGCGGTAATACCGATGATTGCCATAAACCCGAACTCGTACCCTGTAAGGAACAAGCCCAACATTGCGCCCAGTAAACTCAACGGGAACGAAGCCAGTACAATGAATACTTTACCCACACGCTTGAACTGGAATAACAGCACAAGGAAGATGAGAACGAAACTTATCATAAAAGCCTTTCCCATTTTGGGACCGCTTTCCAGTCCATCCTCATACTCGCCGCCGTAGGCAATCTTAATGCCTTTAGGCAGTTTCAGGCTGTCAATTTTAGGCTGTACTTCTGCAAATACTTCTGCGGGTTTTCTGCCCAACTGCGCTTCGGAAGAAACGGTTAAGGTTCTTAACCCGTTACGGTGTACAATAGCCCCAGTATGCCACGACGGTTGTAAATCTACCACCTGCTTTAGAGGAACCTTAGCACCGAATGTTGAATTGATGTACATATTGCCCAAAGCATCCAGATTTTCCCTGTCGCTTTCGTCTGTACGCAATACAATGTCGATGGCTTTATTGCCCTCCCACATCTGCGATACCGGGTATCCTTTTATCTTTGCACCCAATGCCTGTGCTATCTGCGCTTTGGTAACGCCCAAACGCAAGGCTACATCTTCTTTAACCACGGCTTTCAGCCCTACATAATCATTCTGATAATCGGTGCGCACCCAGTTAGAACCTTTAGTGTTTTCCAGTAATGCTGCAACCTGCTTGGCTACTTTTTTCTGCTCGGTCATATCCTTGCCAATCACACGGATTTCAATCGGTGCGTGCTGCTGCTTCTTGCTTAGCTGCCTAACCCGCACATAACCGTTCGGCAGGTAGTTGTTGAATTTCTGTACATACTCGTCTATCATTTCTGCCGTTGCATCTTTGCTTGTGGTATTGATGAATACCTGCGCAAAGTTTTCCCGTGGGTGCTCCGGTGCATAGGTAGAGTAGAAACGTGGCGAGCTTGTACCGATAAAACTTGCTGTGTTTACAATGCGCTTATCGCCTGCAATTTCCTTTTCTATCTTCTTAACGGCTGCTTCGGTTTCGTGGATATTCGTACCGTTATCCATCCACAATTCAAGGTTGAACTGGTTTCTTTCCACGATAGGGAAAAATTCGGTTTTAACCTGACTACCTACCACGAAAGACAGTAAGAAGATAACCAAACCTGCTACCAACGTAGTTTTCTGCCATTTCATACAGAACTCGATTGCCCGGTCGAAACCGTCCTGCATCCGGTCTAAGAAATTGCGTTTTTTGGGTTTATCATCGTGCTTTTTCAATCCTTTTTTCAGGAAGTGGTAACACATATACGGCGTAAGGAACAAGGCTACAAGGAACGAAACCGCCAAAGCTATGCTTACGGTAATCGGTATCCATTGCACAAACTCTCTCGTAAGCCCGGTAAGCGTAAATGCCAACGGCAGAAACGATAGGACAATGGTAAGCGTAGCCGTGAAAATGGGAACCATCAACTGCGTGGCACTCTGCCAGGCGGCAGTCCACGACGGTATTTTTTCGTCCACTTTCTCGATGTAATTATCCACTACGATAATGGCATCATCGACCACCATCCCCAGTACGATAATCATTGCCGCCAAACTAACCTGGTGCATTTCGATACCCAACAAATTGAGGATAGCAAATGTTACGGCAATGGTAACGGGTGCTGCAATGGCTGAAATGGTGGCAACCCTGAACGGCAGCAGGAGCATTACGACCAAGATAACGGCTGCAATGGCGATACCGAACTCGATAAAGAAATGCCCCAAATTCATATCAACCACTTCGGGTTGGTCAACAATGGTGCTGACCTGCACATCTGATGGCAGGATTTCTTTTACTTCAGCAACTTTCTGTGTCAGCGCATTACCCAAATCGACAATGTTCTGTCCGGGCTGCATTTCTACGGTCAGCATCATTACATCGTTTCCTGAAACGGTAATTTTGCTTTTCAGGTCTTCATATCTTCTCTCGATGTTGGCTATATCCCGCAAACGGATATTGCCGCCCTGCGGGGAACTATATACAATCAGGTTCCCGATTTCATTTTCATTCTGATACTGCGCATCCGTGAAAATAAGGAAACGGTTTTTGTCAATTTCAATATCGCCACTCGGAATAGTTACATTCTGTTGGCTTAATGTGTTTGTGATTTCGTTGATACCGAAACCGTATTGCTTCAATACATCTTCTCGCAGGGTAATAAATACCTGCTGCTTCTGTCCGCCGTAACGCTTGATTTTGGAAACGGACGGTATCGTCTTAATGCCGTCTTCCAGTTCATCCAAATAGTTTTCCAACTGGGCGTAAGAACGACCGGGGGCTGATACGGCAATCATCTGAACAACCACATCGCCGAAATCGCTGTTCACATACGGTCCCTGTACGCCCCGTGGCAATGCTAAAGGCATATTGGCATCCAAACCGTGCTGTAAAGTATTCCAGAATTTTTTGGTGTCCTTTACATAGTCCTGCAATTCTACCGTTACAACCACCTGTCCGGGCTTACTTTCCGAATGGGTTTTTTCTTTTTTGATTTCCTCGAAACCGAACAGGTATTGTTCCAGCTTGTCGGTTACTTCTTTCTCTATCTGCTCTTCGTCGGCTCCGGGGTAGAAAGCCACAACAAGCCCCTGTCTAACTGTTACACGGGGGTCTTCACTTCTCGGCATCGTCATTAATGAAATTAACCCGGCAAACACCATAATAACGGTAATCGCTATCGGTACTTGCGGAAATTTCATTGCCGCTTCAATGAGGTTTATCTTTCTTTTCATAAATTATTCAGATTTTGGGGCTGATGCTGTTACCGATGTAGTTTGCGCTTTTACTTTCTGCCCGTCTTTCACGTTATTTTGCCCGGCAAGGATAATGGTCTGGCTTTCGTTAAGACCATCGGTTATAATAACCGCATCGCCTACGATTTTGCCCACTGTAACCCTCGTCAGCTTAGCGGTGTTGTTCTTATCTACCACGTACACGTGCGGGATTTTATCTACATTGTTGATGATGGCGGTAAGTGGTACACGTACCTGCTTAACCTTTACCGGGACGCCTGCAAGCACTTCGGTAATCATTCCCGGCATCAGCACGCCGCCCGGATTGTCCAAGCGTACTTTAAGGGTAAATGCTTTTGAAATTTCATCGGCTACGGGATTAATGATGGTGATTTTACCCGTGAAATTGCGTTGCAATGTAGGAATATTCACATCTACCTGCATCCCTTGTTTAAAGCTGCCGATTTCGCTTTCGGGTACGGCAAACTGCGCATATACCATATCTGTTTTTACAATGGTAAAGGCAGGAACGCCCGGTGCTGCCATACCGCCAACCTCGGCAGTTTTCACGGTAATTATACCATTGGTAGGCGAATGCAAACGGCTGTCGGCAATGCGCTTGCGGTTGATTTTTTTGTTGGCTTCTGCCTGCGCTACTTTGGTCTTGATGTCGATGTAATCCTTTTCAGGGAAACTTCCTTTTTTGTACAGTTCATCAAATCTTCTGAACGCATCCTGGCTCTGCTCTAAACTGGCATTGGCAATCTGCAATGCCGCTTCGTACTCGGTGGCATCAATGCTTGCAAGAAACTGTCCTTTGCTCACTCGCTGCCCCTCATTTACACCCACACTGTTAATCGTGCCGGGAACGGCAAAACTTATGGTAGTCATATTGTCGGGAACAATGGAACCCGAATAGGAAACGGATTGCTCGGTTTCCGAACTGTTGATAGTGGCTACGGTTACTACCGGAGGCTCATCTTTTAACTGTTTTTCTTCTTTTTGTTTGCAACTCTGTATCAATCCGGCTCCGATAAGGAAGAGGGATAACAAACCAATTTTACTTGTTCTCATCTTACATTTATTTTGTTACGCTTCTTTGTTTAGTTAAACTTTGAAAATTTTAAATACAGGGGCAAAGGTCGGGTTACAGCTAAGGTGCAGCTATACGAAATGACGGGTAAAAGTTGTGAAATTTACTTTTTTGATTTGGTGGTATCTGCCTGAAACAAACAGAGCTACTGATGTTTCAGTAGCTCCGATGCCTGCATTAAAAAAATAGCAAAATGCTTGGGGGATGGATTGGAAAACCCTTAATGCGGGGGTTGCGCTTCGTCCATCTGCATAGTAACGGCTTCCCCGTGTTCCTGCTTTACCTGCTTGAAATAGCTTGATGTAAAGCCCGTGTGTTTTTTCAACTGGTTGGAAAGGTATGCCTGACTGCTGTACCCCAGTACGTGGGCAATCTCGGTCAGCGACATTTCGGTATGTACCAAAAGGTCTTTTACCTTTTCAATCTTCCGACGAATGATGTACTTTTCGAGTGTAATTCCCTCCACTGAAGAGAATAAGGCACTCAATGTATCGTAGTTCTTGTGCAGCTTGCCACTGATTAAGGTTGTGAATTTGGTAGGTGTGCCGCTTTGCAGTTGCAACGTGATACCTTTCTCCACCAACTCTTTTATCCTGTTTATTGTCTTTTGGTTTTTGTCATACATCAGTTCCAAGCCGATGCCTTTCAGCATCGTTTTGATTACTCCCAACTTCTGCGAAAAGTCTGTCGTATCCTTTATGATGGCTTGCCCCAGTTTTATATCCAAAACCTCAAAACCCAAAGCTGTCAATTCCTGTTCAAGAACATAGGTACATCTATTGCACACCATTCCTTTTATTAATAGTGTCATATCTTCTAAAATGTATAAGTTCCTTTATTCAATGGTCAAAATTCTGCATTTGCCCCCGACAAACTATTATGATATTCCGGCTTTGTTTTGTGAAATTTTATGAAAATCGGTGCAGTAACATTAAATATCATAAACTAAATAAGGAAAAGTACATAGCTACTTCCGACCATCTTACGGAATTTTGTAATAGACAACATCCGTATAAAAATGAAGAACAAAAAGAGCAACGAACATCAGGTTTTAAAGGTGCTGAAAGATTACAACGCAGGTAAAAGCGGACTGGAACTTTTCGAGAAATACGGCGTTTACGGCACGAACATTTTTGAACTGAAACACAAATACAAGGATTTAGGGATGGATATTCTTGTAGAATTGGTAAATTTAAACGAAGAAAACAGCAGGCTGAAAACAATGTATGCCGAACTGTGCATACAGCACCGGAAGCTCAAAGACCTGCTGAAAGAAGATTTCTGACAGGACAGTCGGGAGCGGTAAGCAGCAATTTAAAATACTATTACTATGACAAATGTAACGTACAAATACGCTACGGTTTTGGTAGCAATACAGAACCTACGCAACGAGGGGTATAACGTGGATTTCAATCTCGAAGAGAACTGTTTAATCTGCGGCGATAACAAATATACCATTGATGATTTTGAGATTGAGCAGGTCTATCGCTATGAGGGCGAAAGCAACCCAAGCGATGAGGCTACGGTGTATGGCATTGCCTCGAAAGACGGTTTAAAAGGAATTTTGGTTACGGCTTATGGTGCTTATACCGATAGTATGAGTACGGCAATGCTCCGCAAACTGGCACTAAAAAACGATTAAGATTTTAAAGTATGATAAAAGTGTTTATAGCCGGAGCCACCGGGTGGGCAGGCTCGGCAATCGCAAAAGGTGTTTATAACGAAAAAGGAATGCAACTGGCAGGCGGCTTGTCACGCTTCAATAAACAAGAGAATTTAGCCGAAATCCTGGATTTCGGAAATGATGAAATCCCATTGTTCGGAACCATAGAAGAGGCACTGGAGCAAGTGGATTTTGATGTACTTGTCGAATTTACCAAACCAGATATTGCCAAAAAGAATATCCTGTCAGCCTTAAATAAAGGAAAAAAAGTTGTGGTGGGTACTTCGGG contains the following coding sequences:
- a CDS encoding efflux RND transporter periplasmic adaptor subunit, with the translated sequence MRTSKIGLLSLFLIGAGLIQSCKQKEEKQLKDEPPVVTVATINSSETEQSVSYSGSIVPDNMTTISFAVPGTINSVGVNEGQRVSKGQFLASIDATEYEAALQIANASLEQSQDAFRRFDELYKKGSFPEKDYIDIKTKVAQAEANKKINRKRIADSRLHSPTNGIITVKTAEVGGMAAPGVPAFTIVKTDMVYAQFAVPESEIGSFKQGMQVDVNIPTLQRNFTGKITIINPVADEISKAFTLKVRLDNPGGVLMPGMITEVLAGVPVKVKQVRVPLTAIINNVDKIPHVYVVDKNNTAKLTRVTVGKIVGDAVIITDGLNESQTIILAGQNNVKDGQKVKAQTTSVTASAPKSE
- a CDS encoding efflux RND transporter permease subunit: MKRKINLIEAAMKFPQVPIAITVIMVFAGLISLMTMPRSEDPRVTVRQGLVVAFYPGADEEQIEKEVTDKLEQYLFGFEEIKKEKTHSESKPGQVVVTVELQDYVKDTKKFWNTLQHGLDANMPLALPRGVQGPYVNSDFGDVVVQMIAVSAPGRSYAQLENYLDELEDGIKTIPSVSKIKRYGGQKQQVFITLREDVLKQYGFGINEITNTLSQQNVTIPSGDIEIDKNRFLIFTDAQYQNENEIGNLIVYSSPQGGNIRLRDIANIERRYEDLKSKITVSGNDVMMLTVEMQPGQNIVDLGNALTQKVAEVKEILPSDVQVSTIVDQPEVVDMNLGHFFIEFGIAIAAVILVVMLLLPFRVATISAIAAPVTIAVTFAILNLLGIEMHQVSLAAMIIVLGMVVDDAIIVVDNYIEKVDEKIPSWTAAWQSATQLMVPIFTATLTIVLSFLPLAFTLTGLTREFVQWIPITVSIALAVSFLVALFLTPYMCYHFLKKGLKKHDDKPKKRNFLDRMQDGFDRAIEFCMKWQKTTLVAGLVIFLLSFVVGSQVKTEFFPIVERNQFNLELWMDNGTNIHETEAAVKKIEKEIAGDKRIVNTASFIGTSSPRFYSTYAPEHPRENFAQVFINTTSKDATAEMIDEYVQKFNNYLPNGYVRVRQLSKKQQHAPIEIRVIGKDMTEQKKVAKQVAALLENTKGSNWVRTDYQNDYVGLKAVVKEDVALRLGVTKAQIAQALGAKIKGYPVSQMWEGNKAIDIVLRTDESDRENLDALGNMYINSTFGAKVPLKQVVDLQPSWHTGAIVHRNGLRTLTVSSEAQLGRKPAEVFAEVQPKIDSLKLPKGIKIAYGGEYEDGLESGPKMGKAFMISFVLIFLVLLFQFKRVGKVFIVLASFPLSLLGAMLGLFLTGYEFGFMAIIGITALLGIVVRNGIILVDYADELVREHGHTIREAALFAAKRRMRPIFLTSMAAAIGLIPLMASGSPEWGPISSTISIGILVSMITTLFIVPVLYYRFVKPPKNKQSDEQHERNTDTDVHHQKYLS
- a CDS encoding helix-turn-helix domain-containing protein, encoding MTLLIKGMVCNRCTYVLEQELTALGFEVLDIKLGQAIIKDTTDFSQKLGVIKTMLKGIGLELMYDKNQKTINRIKELVEKGITLQLQSGTPTKFTTLISGKLHKNYDTLSALFSSVEGITLEKYIIRRKIEKVKDLLVHTEMSLTEIAHVLGYSSQAYLSNQLKKHTGFTSSYFKQVKQEHGEAVTMQMDEAQPPH